From the genome of Geminocystis herdmanii PCC 6308, one region includes:
- a CDS encoding uroporphyrinogen-III synthase, which translates to MINYKESYPLAGETILVTRAVSANSEFRQMLEAKGATVLEFPALVIKPPSSWQLLDRSIEHLSTYNWLILTSANGVEYFCQRLHHLGKDKNHLKHLKIAVVGTKTEQYLQKYQISADFIPPNFIADSLVENFPESLSQQKILFPRVESGGREILVQELTQKGAIVTEVPAYQSGCPDAIDETAWDALINEVISMITFASSKTVQNFYTLVNQAMVEYPHLTIDSILKDVSIVSIGPQTSLTCQQLFKRVDIEAQEYTLEGLTQAIIETRK; encoded by the coding sequence ATGATTAATTACAAAGAATCTTATCCCCTAGCAGGAGAAACAATTTTAGTTACCCGTGCCGTTTCTGCTAATAGTGAATTTCGACAAATGTTAGAAGCTAAAGGCGCAACGGTGTTAGAATTTCCTGCTTTAGTGATTAAACCTCCCTCCTCATGGCAACTTTTAGATCGCTCGATCGAGCATTTATCGACATATAATTGGTTAATCTTAACCTCCGCCAATGGAGTTGAATATTTTTGTCAACGATTACATCATCTTGGGAAAGACAAAAATCACTTAAAACATCTCAAAATCGCCGTAGTCGGTACAAAAACCGAGCAATATTTACAGAAATATCAAATTTCGGCGGATTTTATTCCCCCCAACTTCATTGCGGATTCTTTAGTGGAGAATTTTCCCGAATCTTTATCTCAACAAAAAATCTTATTCCCTAGAGTTGAAAGTGGCGGTAGAGAAATTTTAGTGCAAGAATTGACTCAAAAAGGTGCGATCGTAACAGAAGTACCAGCTTATCAATCAGGATGTCCAGATGCTATAGACGAGACAGCATGGGATGCTTTAATTAATGAGGTTATTAGCATGATTACCTTTGCTAGTTCTAAAACCGTGCAAAATTTTTATACTTTAGTTAATCAGGCGATGGTAGAGTATCCCCATTTAACTATCGATTCTATCTTAAAAGATGTTTCGATCGTCTCGATCGGACCTCAAACCTCCCTCACCTGTCAACAACTATTTAAAAGAGTTGATATAGAAGCCCAAGAATACACCCTAGAAGGGTTAACCCAAGCCATTATAGAAACGAGAAAGTAG
- a CDS encoding DUF5362 family protein, with protein sequence MKNLKKIMENQQYEFDQSQNELISDLANKMRFVAYLSVAVGTLSFIGGFIPILDIANMIQGTIMVIMGIWTIKAASSFKKIVDTKDNDIVNLMGALGELRKLYGLQYWLFIIGLIFIVLALVFAIIIAIVANAN encoded by the coding sequence ATGAAGAATTTAAAAAAAATTATGGAAAATCAACAGTACGAGTTTGATCAATCCCAAAATGAATTAATTTCAGACTTAGCTAATAAAATGCGTTTTGTTGCCTATCTATCTGTGGCGGTAGGTACTTTATCATTTATTGGAGGCTTTATTCCTATATTAGACATCGCCAATATGATTCAAGGTACAATAATGGTCATCATGGGAATTTGGACAATTAAAGCGGCTTCTTCCTTCAAAAAAATAGTTGATACAAAGGATAATGATATTGTTAATCTGATGGGTGCTTTAGGTGAATTACGCAAACTTTATGGATTGCAATACTGGTTATTTATTATCGGGTTAATATTTATTGTCCTTGCCCTTGTTTTTGCTATTATCATTGCTATTGTTGCCAATGCCAATTAA
- a CDS encoding DnaJ C-terminal domain-containing protein, giving the protein MGATDYKDYYSVLGINKSATSDEIKKAFRKLAVKYHPDRNPDNKEAEEKFKEISEAYEVLGDTEKRKKYDQFGRYWQQAGAKQPGQSPWGSQGNKTNVNNFNFGDYGSFDEFINDLLGRPFGSSSRNTSGFNQGFNTQSTSSSAKGSDIEQNISLSYSQAYHGVETKLTLSAETVNVKIPAGAKNGTRIRLRGKGQMNPLSKQRGDLYLKVELKPHDFFQFEDDKLVCEVPITPYEAVLGGEVSVPTPQGEVKVKIPAGIRQGQSLRLKGKGWSSAKGDYGDLLVKISIVTPQNISSQEKKYYERIKEISQDNPRSSLTQVKL; this is encoded by the coding sequence ATGGGGGCTACAGATTATAAAGATTATTATTCCGTATTAGGAATCAATAAAAGTGCCACTTCTGATGAGATTAAAAAAGCATTTCGCAAACTAGCCGTTAAATATCATCCTGACAGAAATCCCGACAACAAAGAGGCAGAAGAAAAATTTAAAGAAATTAGCGAAGCCTATGAAGTTTTAGGGGATACAGAAAAGCGTAAAAAATATGATCAATTTGGGCGTTACTGGCAACAAGCAGGAGCAAAACAACCGGGGCAATCTCCTTGGGGTAGTCAGGGTAATAAAACAAATGTCAATAACTTTAACTTTGGGGATTATGGTAGTTTTGATGAGTTTATTAATGATTTATTAGGTCGTCCTTTTGGTAGCAGTTCTCGTAATACATCAGGCTTTAATCAAGGTTTTAATACTCAATCTACCTCAAGTTCGGCAAAAGGTAGCGATATTGAGCAAAATATCAGTCTTAGCTATAGTCAGGCTTATCATGGGGTGGAAACAAAACTGACTTTATCGGCGGAAACCGTTAATGTCAAGATTCCTGCTGGGGCTAAAAATGGTACTAGGATTAGGTTACGAGGTAAAGGACAAATGAACCCGTTGAGTAAACAAAGAGGCGATCTTTATCTCAAGGTAGAATTGAAACCCCATGATTTTTTTCAATTTGAGGATGATAAGTTAGTGTGTGAAGTGCCGATTACTCCTTATGAGGCGGTTTTAGGCGGTGAGGTTAGTGTACCCACTCCCCAAGGGGAAGTCAAGGTAAAGATTCCTGCGGGTATTCGTCAAGGGCAATCTTTGAGACTTAAAGGTAAGGGTTGGAGTAGTGCTAAGGGTGATTATGGGGATTTATTAGTTAAGATTTCGATCGTAACGCCCCAAAATATCAGTAGTCAAGAAAAAAAATATTACGAAAGAATTAAGGAGATAAGTCAAGATAATCCTCGTTCTTCTTTAACTCAAGTTAAATTATAG
- a CDS encoding cation:proton antiporter, translated as MPWSYPVLAMASETETADPSLILAGVLLSLVVIYFASKLGGELCSRVNLPSVLGELVGGVLIGVSAFKLLVFPEGGLGAEDSLIIQLLQTTANLAPGTEEATFHTMSEVIEILSELGVIILLFEIGLESDLKELIRVGPSAAIVAVVGVIAPFVLGTLGLVFLFHLPTVPAVFAGAALTATSIGITAKVLAELGKLSSTEGQIIIGAAVLDDILGIIVLAVVASLAKTGEVQVSQIIYLVIAAGTFLIGTILIGRLISPWLVSIVNEMKTRGSILIVGLIFAFILAYIANVIQLEAILGAFAAGLVLAETEKRKELEKQIIPVADVFVPIFFVCVGAKTDLSVLNPAIPSNREGLIIASFLIVVAIVGKVVTGFTLWGQENINKLAIGVGMIPRGEVGLVFAGVGSASGALSPATDAAIIVMVIATTFIAPPLLKAVFKDDETLETKTETN; from the coding sequence ATGCCTTGGTCTTATCCAGTTTTAGCAATGGCATCGGAAACGGAAACTGCCGATCCTTCTTTGATTTTAGCAGGGGTTTTATTAAGTCTCGTGGTGATTTATTTCGCCAGTAAACTTGGCGGTGAATTATGCTCCCGTGTCAATCTTCCCTCTGTATTAGGGGAATTGGTGGGGGGGGTACTTATTGGGGTATCCGCCTTCAAATTATTGGTTTTTCCTGAAGGGGGTTTAGGGGCAGAAGATTCTCTGATTATTCAGTTACTACAAACCACTGCCAATCTTGCACCGGGTACAGAAGAAGCGACTTTTCACACCATGAGTGAAGTAATCGAAATTCTCTCGGAATTAGGGGTAATTATCTTACTGTTTGAGATTGGTTTAGAGTCTGACTTAAAAGAATTAATTAGAGTCGGTCCTTCCGCTGCGATCGTAGCTGTAGTGGGAGTAATTGCACCCTTTGTCTTAGGCACATTAGGATTAGTATTTTTATTTCATCTTCCCACCGTACCCGCCGTATTTGCAGGGGCTGCGCTAACTGCTACCAGTATCGGTATCACCGCAAAAGTATTAGCTGAATTAGGTAAATTAAGTTCTACAGAAGGACAAATTATCATCGGTGCTGCGGTATTAGACGATATTTTAGGAATTATTGTGTTAGCCGTAGTTGCTAGTCTTGCTAAAACAGGAGAAGTCCAAGTTAGTCAAATTATTTACTTAGTGATAGCCGCAGGGACTTTTTTAATTGGTACTATTTTAATCGGGCGTTTAATTAGCCCTTGGTTAGTTAGTATCGTAAATGAAATGAAAACTAGAGGCAGTATTTTAATTGTCGGTTTAATCTTTGCCTTTATTTTGGCTTACATTGCTAACGTGATTCAATTAGAAGCTATTTTAGGAGCTTTTGCCGCTGGTTTAGTTTTAGCAGAAACCGAAAAACGTAAGGAATTAGAAAAGCAAATTATTCCTGTAGCGGATGTATTTGTACCTATTTTCTTTGTGTGTGTGGGTGCTAAAACCGATTTAAGCGTCTTAAATCCTGCGATTCCTAGTAATCGAGAAGGCTTAATTATTGCCTCTTTTCTGATTGTAGTTGCGATCGTCGGAAAAGTTGTTACTGGATTTACCCTATGGGGACAAGAAAATATTAACAAGTTAGCCATCGGTGTTGGTATGATACCAAGGGGAGAAGTAGGATTAGTGTTTGCTGGTGTTGGTTCAGCTAGTGGTGCATTATCTCCCGCTACGGATGCCGCTATTATTGTTATGGTTATTGCCACAACATTTATTGCGCCTCCCTTACTAAAAGCCGTATTTAAAGACGACGAGACACTGGAAACCAAAACAGAAACAAATTAA